A part of Sulfurifustis variabilis genomic DNA contains:
- the folA gene encoding type 3 dihydrofolate reductase — MERPRPRISIIVALAENGVIGRDNRLPWHLPDDLKHFRRLTVGHPVIMGRRNYESLGRPLPDRLNIVVTRQAGYAAASGCRVVHSLEQAFAQADGAEEIFVIGGGDLYAQTLERADRLYLTRVHAGVDGDTRFPEFDVAAWHEIERVHHEADAHHAYAFSFVTLDRRRGP, encoded by the coding sequence TTGGAACGCCCCCGTCCACGCATCTCCATCATCGTCGCGCTCGCCGAGAACGGCGTGATAGGACGGGACAATCGTCTCCCCTGGCACCTGCCGGACGACCTCAAGCACTTCCGTCGCCTCACGGTCGGACATCCCGTCATCATGGGGCGTCGGAACTACGAGTCGCTCGGCCGACCGCTCCCCGACCGCCTGAACATCGTCGTCACACGCCAGGCCGGGTACGCGGCTGCGTCCGGCTGCCGCGTCGTGCACTCGCTCGAACAGGCGTTCGCCCAGGCGGACGGCGCCGAAGAGATCTTCGTCATCGGGGGCGGCGACCTCTACGCGCAGACCCTCGAGCGCGCCGACCGGCTCTACCTCACGCGCGTGCATGCCGGCGTCGATGGCGACACGCGCTTTCCGGAATTCGACGTCGCTGCCTGGCACGAGATCGAGCGTGTGCATCACGAGGCCGACGCGCACCACGCCTACGCCTTCAGTTTCGTGACGCTCGATCGGCGGCGCGGCCCATGA
- a CDS encoding thymidylate synthase: MQQYLDLLRQVLERGVRKSDRTGTGTLSLFGHQMRFDLAAGFPLVTTKKLHLRSIIHELLWFLRGDTNIRYLKENGVSIWDEWADENGELGPIYGYQWRSWPTPDGRHIDQIADVVDRIRRDPDSRRLIVSAWNVSDVERMKLPPCHTLFQFYVAQGRLSCQLYQRSADIFLGVPFNIASYALLTLMVAQVTGLRPGDFVHTLGDAHLYANHLEQARLQLTRAPRPLPAMRLNPDRASVFDFVHDDFELMNYDPHPAIKAPVAV, translated from the coding sequence ATGCAGCAGTATCTCGATCTTCTCCGCCAGGTACTCGAGCGCGGAGTGCGCAAGAGCGACCGTACCGGCACCGGCACCCTCTCCCTTTTCGGCCACCAGATGCGGTTCGACCTCGCGGCCGGCTTCCCGCTGGTCACCACCAAGAAGCTGCACCTGCGTTCTATCATCCATGAGCTCCTCTGGTTCCTGCGCGGCGACACCAATATCCGCTATCTGAAGGAGAACGGGGTTTCGATCTGGGACGAGTGGGCCGACGAGAACGGTGAGCTCGGGCCTATCTATGGCTACCAGTGGCGCTCGTGGCCGACTCCGGACGGCCGACACATCGACCAGATCGCCGATGTCGTCGACCGCATCCGGCGGGATCCGGACTCGCGCCGGCTGATCGTCAGCGCCTGGAATGTCTCCGACGTCGAGCGCATGAAGCTTCCGCCCTGCCACACGCTCTTCCAGTTCTACGTGGCGCAGGGACGGCTGTCCTGCCAGCTGTATCAGCGCAGCGCCGACATCTTCCTCGGCGTGCCGTTCAACATCGCCTCCTACGCGTTGCTGACGCTGATGGTGGCGCAAGTCACCGGCCTTCGCCCAGGCGACTTCGTCCACACGCTCGGGGATGCGCATCTCTACGCGAACCACCTCGAACAGGCGCGGCTCCAGCTCACGCGCGCGCCTCGACCCCTTCCGGCCATGCGGCTGAATCCCGACCGCGCCTCGGTGTTCGATTTCGTGCACGACGATTTCGAGCTCATGAACTACGACCCGCACCCCGCGATCAAGGCACCGGTCGCCGTTTGA
- a CDS encoding LysR family transcriptional regulator, protein MDIAALQAFRAAAETGSFSAAAERIFLSQPAISKRIAALEGELGTRLFDRIGRRVQLTPAGQALLARARVILNEIEDARRSLANLAGEIGGELSLATSHHIGLHRIPETLKRFHERYPEVRLDLRFMDSEAACAAVLRGEIELAVVTLPAGPIPQLKAERIWDDPLEIVVAPSHPLARLRDASAKALLDYPAILPGPGTYTRGIILDALGSLRTRMRVGMTTNYLEVLKMLAVIGLGWSALPRTMIDDDLKVVQIKQVRIRRELGIVTHATRTVSNAGQAMIRMIREAA, encoded by the coding sequence ATGGACATCGCCGCCCTCCAGGCCTTCCGGGCCGCCGCCGAAACGGGCTCATTCTCGGCCGCCGCCGAGCGGATTTTTCTCAGCCAGCCCGCGATCAGCAAGCGCATCGCGGCGCTCGAGGGGGAGCTGGGCACGCGGCTGTTCGATCGGATCGGGCGGCGGGTGCAGCTCACCCCGGCCGGGCAGGCGCTGCTTGCGCGCGCCCGCGTCATCCTCAACGAGATCGAAGACGCCCGGCGCTCGCTCGCCAATCTGGCGGGCGAGATCGGCGGCGAGCTCTCGCTCGCCACCAGTCATCACATCGGCCTGCACCGGATCCCGGAGACGCTCAAGCGCTTCCACGAGCGCTACCCGGAAGTGCGGCTCGATCTGCGCTTCATGGATTCCGAGGCCGCGTGCGCCGCGGTCCTGCGCGGCGAGATCGAGCTCGCGGTCGTCACGCTCCCCGCCGGACCGATCCCGCAGCTCAAGGCCGAGCGAATCTGGGACGACCCGCTCGAGATCGTGGTTGCGCCGTCGCACCCGCTCGCCCGGCTGCGCGACGCGAGCGCGAAAGCCCTGCTCGATTACCCGGCGATCCTCCCCGGCCCGGGCACGTACACGCGCGGTATCATCCTCGACGCGCTCGGCAGCCTGCGCACGCGCATGCGCGTCGGCATGACGACGAACTACCTGGAAGTGCTCAAGATGCTCGCCGTCATCGGTCTGGGCTGGAGCGCGCTGCCGCGCACCATGATTGACGACGACCTCAAAGTGGTCCAGATTAAACAAGTAAGGATTCGGCGTGAGCTCGGCATCGTG
- the leuB gene encoding 3-isopropylmalate dehydrogenase gives MTKKIAVLPGDGIGPEVTAEAGKVLECLRREFGLDVETEQAPVGGTAYDAHRHPLPDVTLKLAREADAVLLGAVGGPRWDALPMAVRPEKGLLGLRAGLGLFANLRPAILYPQLASASSLRPEVVAGLDILIVRELTGDIYFGEPRGTRTLEKGERQAYNTMVYSEHEIARVARVAFDAARRRGRKVCSVDKANVLEATVLWREVVTHVAREYPDVELSHMYVDNAAMQLVRAPKQFDVIVTGNMFGDILSDEASMLTGSIGMLPSASLDARNKGMYEPIHGSAPDIAGKGVANPLATILSAAMMLRYTLGAAPLADRVERAVSTVLDQGLRTADIHTEGTKRVGTREMGDAVVAALAAQAK, from the coding sequence ATGACCAAGAAGATCGCAGTACTCCCGGGCGATGGCATCGGCCCCGAGGTGACGGCCGAGGCCGGCAAGGTGCTGGAGTGCCTGCGCCGGGAGTTCGGGCTCGACGTCGAAACCGAGCAGGCGCCGGTCGGCGGCACGGCGTACGACGCGCACCGGCATCCGTTGCCGGACGTCACGTTGAAGCTCGCCCGCGAGGCGGACGCGGTGCTGCTCGGCGCGGTCGGCGGGCCCCGGTGGGACGCACTGCCGATGGCCGTGCGCCCGGAAAAAGGGCTGCTCGGCCTGCGCGCCGGGCTCGGGCTCTTCGCGAACCTGCGGCCGGCGATCCTTTATCCCCAGCTGGCGAGCGCCTCGTCGCTCCGGCCCGAAGTGGTGGCCGGTCTCGACATCCTGATCGTGCGCGAGCTGACCGGCGACATCTACTTCGGCGAACCGCGCGGCACGAGAACTCTGGAGAAGGGCGAGCGCCAGGCCTACAACACGATGGTCTATTCGGAACACGAGATCGCGCGCGTCGCGCGCGTCGCCTTCGACGCGGCGCGCCGGCGCGGCCGCAAGGTCTGCTCGGTCGACAAGGCGAACGTGCTCGAGGCCACCGTGCTGTGGCGGGAGGTCGTGACGCACGTCGCGCGGGAGTATCCCGACGTCGAGCTGAGCCATATGTACGTGGACAACGCCGCCATGCAGCTCGTGCGCGCGCCGAAGCAGTTCGACGTGATCGTGACCGGGAACATGTTCGGCGACATCCTTTCGGACGAGGCTTCCATGCTCACGGGATCGATCGGCATGCTGCCGTCCGCATCGCTCGATGCGCGGAACAAGGGCATGTACGAGCCGATCCATGGATCGGCGCCGGACATCGCCGGCAAAGGGGTCGCCAATCCGCTCGCGACCATCCTGTCGGCGGCCATGATGCTTAGGTACACTCTGGGCGCCGCGCCGCTCGCCGACCGGGTCGAGCGCGCGGTATCGACCGTGCTCGATCAGGGGCTGCGCACGGCGGACATTCACACCGAGGGGACGAAACGGGTCGGTACGCGGGAGATGGGCGACGCGGTGGTCGCCGCGCTCGCGGCGCAGGCGAAATGA
- the leuD gene encoding 3-isopropylmalate dehydratase small subunit, which produces MKKFEKLTGLVVPIDRANVDTDAIIPKQYLKSIKRTGFGPNLFDAWRYLDPGEPGMDHGRRRPNPDFVLNQPRYRGAQVLLARENFGCGSSREHAPWALEDYGIRALIAPSYADIFYGNCFKNGLLPIVLAADVVDRLFGETFATEGYRLTVDLEAQTVTTPGGEAFRFDIDPFRKHCLLEGLDEIGLTLQHADEIRSYEERRRQETPWLFGS; this is translated from the coding sequence GTGAAAAAGTTCGAGAAGCTGACCGGGTTGGTGGTGCCGATCGACCGGGCGAACGTCGATACCGACGCGATCATTCCGAAGCAGTACCTGAAGTCGATCAAGCGCACCGGTTTCGGGCCGAACCTGTTCGACGCGTGGCGCTATCTCGATCCGGGCGAGCCGGGCATGGACCACGGCCGGCGGCGGCCGAACCCGGACTTCGTGCTCAACCAGCCGCGTTACCGGGGCGCACAGGTCCTCCTCGCGCGCGAGAACTTCGGGTGCGGCAGCTCGCGCGAGCATGCGCCCTGGGCGCTCGAGGACTACGGCATCCGCGCGCTCATTGCGCCGAGCTACGCCGACATCTTCTACGGCAACTGCTTCAAGAACGGCCTGCTCCCCATCGTGCTGGCGGCCGACGTCGTGGACCGACTCTTCGGCGAGACCTTCGCGACCGAGGGTTATCGCCTGACGGTGGATCTCGAAGCCCAGACCGTGACGACGCCAGGCGGCGAGGCCTTTCGATTCGACATCGATCCCTTCCGCAAGCACTGCCTGCTCGAGGGCCTCGACGAGATCGGTCTCACGCTCCAGCACGCGGACGAGATCCGCTCGTACGAGGAACGCCGGCGGCAGGAAACCCCCTGGTTGTTCGGCTCCTGA
- a CDS encoding FimV/HubP family polar landmark protein → MRRVRRLTARYMLGALLALCPLAGHALGLGKLKVHSALHEPLNGEIEFTSITDSELKGLNATLASRADFAIAGAERLPFHANIRFEVVRRPDGRYFLELKTDQPIEEPFVHLLVQVQWAGGRLVREYTALIDPPRYLASTPSGIEVPRVAPTAPAPEVETVPPPVADAEPPLAVEPPTTEPMTEPQPVGDAPAPETSMSDDTLGPDTASAVGISPETGWPEDDAPPTVEALAPAERDMAASTLPEWANASEYTVKRGDTLWAIAERMRADQGLTLEQVMVAIFKNNKSAFFGNNLNNLRAGKILKLPERDAVEATAPAQARKEFRAQYDVWQEYKLKLAAQSGTLKVADAAPAATPVEQAAPKVEPEATPPKAPEPAEKAQPQQPDELLKIVRSTLESEKPGADQAAAQGESAVDAAKREQAALAERVTTLEESLESRQMENRELAEKVGQVRTQLKNEKRLLELENQQLAQAQAQAQAKPAEAKPAEEPKAEARPDVEPKPESAVEPKPQPAAAPKADAKPQPRAVKPRAPKKPASASPPPEDKGFFATLLDDLVNGGMLPIIGGVVVLAGGVILLMYMRRRQRSIAEFEESILASDAIAPDSSVTTGNTSGQSITTGDTSFLSDFSQGSMGHVQTDDVDPVAEAEVYLAYGRDETAEEILKEAIVKNPNRQELKLKLLEIYHQRSDVGAFETLAEELYAALGGPGGKVWEKVEEMGRRLSPNNPMFQGGAGATARRATDSPREEVGDSVAAAGMATTAFAAAATDAESATRAESSPTIDFDFDAGSPAPKQAEAEEPAFDINFDLEEAKTGTDDAGLTFAGSSPATSEDTGLEGLDLGQPAEHVIDFEQAKAEPNAEPSGGGEISFDLPGEEKTAGDDLSLDMATEETGAEGSIRFEPTPEGGEGEIQWELDSTETAAPAADVPVNGADSGGEPQWDETATKLDLARAYIDMGDGDGARSILEEVMAEGNEQQKKQAADLVSQIG, encoded by the coding sequence GTGCGCAGAGTGAGGAGGCTGACCGCCCGGTACATGCTGGGTGCACTCCTTGCCCTGTGTCCGCTCGCCGGTCATGCCTTGGGGCTCGGGAAGCTCAAGGTCCACTCCGCGCTACACGAACCCCTGAACGGAGAGATCGAGTTCACCTCGATCACCGACTCCGAGCTCAAAGGGCTGAACGCGACGCTCGCCTCCCGGGCCGACTTCGCCATCGCGGGTGCCGAGCGGCTGCCTTTCCACGCCAACATCCGGTTCGAGGTGGTCCGTCGTCCCGACGGCCGTTACTTCCTCGAGCTCAAGACCGATCAGCCGATCGAAGAGCCTTTCGTGCATCTGCTCGTCCAGGTGCAATGGGCAGGCGGCCGTCTGGTGCGCGAATACACCGCCCTGATCGACCCGCCGCGGTACCTGGCCTCGACCCCGTCCGGCATCGAGGTCCCGCGAGTCGCACCCACGGCGCCCGCGCCGGAGGTCGAGACGGTGCCTCCCCCTGTCGCGGACGCCGAACCCCCGTTGGCCGTCGAGCCGCCGACAACCGAGCCCATGACGGAGCCGCAGCCCGTCGGCGACGCGCCCGCGCCGGAGACATCGATGTCGGATGACACGCTCGGTCCCGACACCGCTTCGGCAGTCGGCATTTCGCCGGAGACGGGCTGGCCGGAAGACGACGCGCCTCCGACGGTCGAGGCGCTTGCCCCGGCGGAGCGGGACATGGCGGCGAGCACCTTGCCCGAGTGGGCCAACGCCTCCGAGTACACGGTCAAGCGCGGCGACACGCTCTGGGCGATCGCGGAACGCATGCGCGCGGACCAGGGCCTCACGCTCGAACAGGTGATGGTCGCGATCTTCAAGAACAACAAGTCGGCTTTCTTCGGCAACAACCTCAACAATCTGCGCGCCGGCAAGATCCTGAAGCTTCCCGAGCGCGACGCGGTCGAGGCGACCGCGCCGGCGCAGGCCCGCAAGGAATTTCGCGCGCAGTACGACGTCTGGCAGGAGTACAAGCTCAAGCTCGCCGCGCAGAGCGGCACGCTCAAGGTGGCGGACGCCGCCCCGGCAGCGACGCCCGTGGAGCAGGCCGCCCCGAAGGTCGAGCCGGAGGCCACGCCGCCCAAGGCACCGGAGCCGGCCGAAAAGGCGCAGCCTCAGCAACCGGACGAGTTGCTGAAGATCGTGCGCAGCACGCTCGAGTCCGAAAAGCCGGGCGCCGATCAGGCGGCCGCGCAGGGCGAATCCGCGGTCGACGCCGCAAAGCGCGAGCAGGCGGCGCTTGCCGAGCGGGTCACCACTCTCGAGGAATCGCTCGAGTCCAGGCAGATGGAGAACCGGGAACTGGCCGAGAAAGTGGGCCAGGTGCGCACGCAGCTGAAGAACGAGAAGCGGCTGCTCGAGCTCGAAAATCAGCAGCTCGCGCAGGCGCAGGCTCAGGCCCAGGCCAAGCCGGCGGAAGCGAAGCCGGCAGAGGAACCGAAGGCCGAGGCCAGACCGGACGTCGAGCCCAAGCCCGAGTCCGCCGTCGAGCCGAAACCGCAACCGGCTGCCGCGCCCAAGGCGGACGCGAAGCCGCAGCCGCGCGCCGTCAAGCCTCGCGCGCCGAAGAAACCCGCATCCGCGTCCCCGCCCCCCGAAGACAAAGGCTTTTTCGCGACGCTGCTCGACGATCTCGTGAACGGCGGAATGCTGCCCATCATCGGCGGCGTCGTCGTGCTCGCGGGCGGCGTGATCCTGCTCATGTACATGCGCCGCCGGCAGCGCTCGATCGCCGAGTTCGAGGAGAGCATCCTCGCCTCAGACGCCATCGCGCCCGATTCGAGCGTGACGACCGGCAATACGTCCGGCCAGTCGATCACGACGGGCGACACGTCGTTCCTGAGCGATTTCAGCCAGGGGAGCATGGGGCACGTACAGACCGACGACGTCGACCCGGTCGCGGAAGCCGAGGTCTATCTGGCGTATGGCCGGGACGAGACCGCCGAGGAGATCCTGAAGGAAGCGATCGTCAAGAACCCGAACCGGCAGGAGCTCAAGCTCAAGCTGCTCGAGATCTATCACCAGCGCAGCGACGTGGGTGCCTTCGAGACCCTCGCCGAGGAGCTCTATGCGGCGCTGGGCGGGCCGGGCGGCAAGGTGTGGGAAAAGGTCGAGGAAATGGGGCGCCGCCTCAGCCCGAACAACCCCATGTTTCAGGGCGGCGCCGGCGCGACGGCGCGCCGCGCGACCGACAGTCCACGCGAGGAGGTGGGCGACTCCGTCGCGGCGGCAGGCATGGCGACGACCGCGTTCGCCGCGGCGGCGACCGATGCCGAATCCGCCACTCGCGCCGAGTCCTCGCCCACCATCGACTTCGACTTCGACGCGGGCAGCCCGGCACCCAAGCAGGCCGAGGCGGAGGAGCCGGCGTTCGATATCAATTTCGACCTCGAGGAGGCAAAGACGGGTACCGACGACGCGGGCCTGACGTTCGCCGGTTCGTCCCCTGCGACGAGCGAGGATACGGGGCTGGAGGGCCTGGACCTCGGGCAGCCCGCGGAGCACGTCATCGATTTCGAGCAGGCAAAGGCCGAGCCGAATGCAGAACCATCGGGCGGGGGCGAGATCAGCTTCGACCTGCCCGGTGAGGAAAAGACCGCAGGAGACGATCTGAGCCTCGATATGGCGACGGAGGAGACGGGGGCCGAGGGCTCAATCCGTTTCGAGCCCACGCCCGAGGGTGGTGAGGGGGAGATCCAGTGGGAGCTCGACTCCACGGAGACAGCCGCCCCGGCCGCCGACGTGCCGGTCAACGGCGCGGACAGCGGCGGCGAACCGCAGTGGGACGAGACCGCAACGAAGCTCGACCTCGCGCGCGCCTACATCGACATGGGCGACGGCGACGGAGCGCGCAGTATCCTCGAGGAAGTGATGGCCGAGGGCAACGAGCAGCAGAAGAAGCAGGCCGCCGACCTCGTAAGCCAGATCGGTTAG
- the asd gene encoding aspartate-semialdehyde dehydrogenase, producing the protein MMRVGLVGWRGMVGSVLMGRMQQERDFDLVDPVFFTTSQVGGKGPAIGKDVPPLKDAKSIDDLKRMDAVISCQGGDYTGEIYPKLRAAGWNGYWIDAASALRMAPDSVIILDPVNLDVIRDALGRGVKNYIGGNCTVSLMLMALGGLFQRGLVEWMTAMTYQAASGAGAQNMRELLKQMGAAHASVKPLLDDPASAILDIDRKLADTMRSSGFPTEHFGVPLAGSLIPWIDKDLGNGQSREEWKGMAETNKILGREANPIPVDGVCVRVGAMRCHSQALTIKLTQDVPLDEIRMMLATANDWVKVIPNEREESMRELTPTAVTGTLSVPIGRLRKLPMGGQYLAAFTVGDQLLWGAAEPLRRMLRILLEH; encoded by the coding sequence ATGATGCGGGTAGGGTTGGTCGGCTGGCGCGGTATGGTGGGCTCCGTGCTGATGGGGCGCATGCAGCAGGAGCGGGACTTCGATCTCGTCGATCCGGTGTTCTTCACCACTTCGCAGGTGGGCGGCAAGGGACCGGCGATCGGCAAGGACGTGCCGCCGCTGAAGGACGCGAAAAGCATCGACGACCTCAAGCGCATGGACGCCGTCATTTCCTGCCAGGGCGGCGATTACACGGGCGAAATTTATCCGAAGCTGCGCGCGGCCGGCTGGAACGGTTACTGGATCGACGCGGCATCGGCGCTGCGAATGGCTCCGGACTCGGTGATCATCCTCGATCCGGTGAACCTCGACGTCATCCGGGACGCGCTCGGCCGCGGCGTGAAGAACTACATCGGCGGCAACTGCACGGTGTCGCTCATGCTGATGGCGCTCGGCGGCCTGTTCCAGCGCGGCCTCGTCGAATGGATGACCGCGATGACGTACCAGGCGGCGTCGGGTGCCGGAGCCCAGAACATGCGCGAGCTGCTGAAGCAGATGGGCGCCGCGCACGCGTCCGTGAAGCCGCTGCTCGACGACCCCGCCTCGGCGATTCTCGACATCGATCGAAAGCTCGCCGACACCATGCGCTCGAGCGGCTTCCCGACCGAGCATTTCGGCGTACCGCTCGCGGGCAGCCTGATCCCGTGGATCGACAAGGACCTCGGCAACGGTCAGTCGCGCGAGGAATGGAAGGGCATGGCCGAGACGAACAAGATCCTCGGGCGCGAGGCGAACCCGATCCCCGTCGACGGGGTGTGCGTGCGGGTGGGCGCCATGCGCTGCCACAGCCAGGCGCTCACGATCAAGCTCACGCAGGACGTTCCGCTGGACGAGATCCGCATGATGCTCGCGACGGCGAACGACTGGGTGAAGGTGATTCCGAACGAGCGCGAGGAGAGCATGCGTGAGCTTACGCCGACCGCGGTGACCGGGACGCTTTCCGTCCCGATCGGTCGGCTGCGCAAGCTGCCCATGGGCGGCCAGTATCTCGCTGCCTTCACCGTCGGCGACCAGCTCCTCTGGGGTGCGGCCGAGCCGTTGCGCCGCATGCTTCGCATCCTGCTCGAGCACTGA
- the leuC gene encoding 3-isopropylmalate dehydratase large subunit produces MAGKTLYDKLWDAHVVRRNEDGTCLLYIDRHLVHEVTSPQAFEGLRLAGRRPWRLDANLATADHNVPTTDRRRGISDAVSRLQVETLDENCRSFGITEFGMNDARQGIVHVIGPEQGATLPGMTVVCGDSHTSTHGAFAALAFGIGTSEVEHVLATQCLLLRKSKSMRVRVEGALGAGVTAKDVVLAIIGRIGTAGGTGHAIEFAGSAIRGLSMEGRMTVCNMAIEAGARAGMVAVDERTIEYVRGRPFAPKGALWERAVAAWRELRSDDDAAFDREVVIEAREIEPQVTWGTSPEMVAPVGARVPDPARERDATRRGGIESALRYMDLAPGTPIKDIRIDKVFIGSCTNSRIEDLRAAAAVVKGRRVAGSVKLALVVPGSGPVKRQAEAEGLDRIFTEAGFEWREPGCSMCLAMNADRLEPGERCASTSNRNFEGRQGAGGRTHLVSPAMAAAAAIAGHFVDVRELQLQ; encoded by the coding sequence ATGGCCGGTAAGACCCTTTACGACAAGCTCTGGGATGCCCACGTCGTTCGGCGCAACGAGGACGGGACGTGTCTCCTCTATATCGATCGCCACCTCGTCCATGAGGTGACCAGCCCGCAGGCGTTCGAGGGGTTGCGCCTCGCCGGCCGCCGGCCCTGGCGCCTGGATGCCAATCTCGCCACCGCCGATCACAACGTCCCGACGACCGACCGGCGCCGCGGCATCAGCGACGCCGTCTCGCGCCTGCAGGTCGAGACGCTCGACGAGAACTGCCGGTCCTTCGGCATTACCGAGTTCGGCATGAACGATGCGCGCCAGGGCATCGTGCACGTGATCGGACCGGAGCAGGGCGCGACGCTCCCCGGCATGACGGTCGTGTGCGGCGACTCGCACACCTCCACGCACGGCGCGTTCGCGGCGCTCGCCTTCGGCATCGGCACCTCCGAGGTGGAGCACGTGCTGGCGACGCAGTGCCTCCTCCTCCGGAAGTCGAAGAGCATGCGCGTGCGCGTCGAGGGCGCGCTCGGCGCCGGCGTGACCGCGAAGGACGTCGTGCTCGCCATCATCGGACGCATCGGCACGGCGGGCGGCACCGGTCACGCCATCGAGTTCGCCGGATCGGCGATCCGCGGCCTGTCGATGGAAGGGCGCATGACGGTCTGCAACATGGCGATCGAGGCGGGCGCGCGCGCCGGGATGGTCGCGGTGGACGAGAGGACGATCGAGTACGTGCGCGGCCGGCCTTTCGCGCCGAAGGGCGCGCTGTGGGAGCGCGCGGTCGCGGCGTGGCGCGAGCTGCGCAGCGACGACGACGCGGCCTTCGACAGGGAGGTCGTGATCGAAGCGCGCGAGATCGAGCCGCAAGTCACCTGGGGCACCTCGCCCGAGATGGTGGCGCCGGTCGGCGCCCGGGTGCCCGACCCGGCGCGCGAGCGCGACGCGACGCGGCGCGGCGGCATCGAGAGCGCGCTCCGTTACATGGATCTCGCGCCCGGCACGCCGATCAAGGACATACGGATCGACAAGGTGTTCATCGGTTCGTGCACCAACTCCCGCATCGAGGACCTGCGCGCGGCGGCCGCCGTGGTGAAGGGCCGGCGCGTCGCGGGCAGCGTCAAGCTGGCGCTGGTCGTGCCGGGGTCCGGACCGGTCAAACGCCAGGCCGAGGCCGAGGGCCTCGACCGGATTTTCACCGAGGCCGGTTTCGAATGGCGCGAGCCCGGCTGCTCGATGTGCCTGGCCATGAACGCCGATCGGCTCGAGCCCGGCGAGCGCTGCGCATCGACGTCGAACCGCAATTTCGAGGGGCGGCAGGGGGCGGGCGGCCGCACGCACCTCGTGAGCCCCGCCATGGCAGCCGCTGCGGCGATCGCGGGGCATTTCGTGGACGTGAGAGAACTGCAACTTCAGTGA